One window from the genome of uncultured Tateyamaria sp. encodes:
- a CDS encoding glycine betaine ABC transporter substrate-binding protein, producing the protein MKKLAFAATLMMGTSVASIAAADCGEVSITEMDWASAAVVTNVAKFLLEQGYGCSVTVVPTTTVPAMASVAETGEPDILTELWTSYTEVYEELRDEGKLVEMSKVLSDGGVEAWWIPDYLAEAHPELKTLEGIKANPQLVGGRFHDCPSGWGCDITNHNNFKAAGLADAGVERFQHGSGETLATAIAAAYEAKEPWFGYYWAPTSVLGKYPMVQVDMPAYDADTHTCNGLEDCATPGLSSYPVSNVVTAATQTFVDREPEAAALMQNLTFTNAQMGEVLAWQEANEASNEEAAVYFLTTYKDVWGSWLNDDARGNLSALLQ; encoded by the coding sequence ATGAAAAAACTCGCATTTGCCGCCACTTTGATGATGGGCACGTCCGTTGCGTCCATCGCCGCCGCCGACTGTGGCGAGGTGTCGATCACCGAAATGGACTGGGCGTCCGCCGCCGTCGTGACCAACGTCGCCAAGTTCCTGCTGGAGCAGGGCTATGGCTGTTCCGTCACCGTCGTGCCCACCACCACCGTGCCCGCCATGGCGTCCGTGGCCGAAACGGGCGAACCTGACATCCTGACCGAACTGTGGACCAGCTATACCGAGGTCTACGAAGAGTTGCGCGACGAGGGCAAGCTGGTCGAGATGTCCAAGGTCCTGTCCGATGGCGGGGTCGAGGCCTGGTGGATCCCCGATTACCTGGCCGAAGCACACCCCGAGCTGAAAACGCTTGAAGGGATCAAGGCCAACCCGCAGCTGGTCGGGGGCCGGTTCCACGATTGCCCGTCGGGCTGGGGCTGTGACATCACCAACCACAACAACTTCAAGGCCGCAGGGCTGGCCGATGCGGGCGTCGAACGCTTCCAGCACGGGTCGGGCGAAACCCTCGCCACCGCGATTGCCGCCGCCTACGAGGCGAAGGAGCCGTGGTTCGGCTACTACTGGGCGCCCACATCCGTTCTGGGCAAGTACCCGATGGTGCAGGTCGACATGCCCGCCTATGACGCCGACACCCACACCTGCAACGGTCTGGAAGACTGCGCCACACCCGGCCTGTCGTCCTATCCGGTGTCGAACGTGGTGACGGCGGCGACCCAGACCTTTGTCGACCGCGAACCCGAAGCGGCCGCCCTGATGCAGAACCTGACCTTCACCAACGCCCAGATGGGCGAGGTTCTGGCCTGGCAGGAGGCCAACGAGGCGTCCAACGAAGAGGCGGCTGTCTATTTCCTGACGACCTACAAGGATGTCTGGGGCAGCTGGCTGAACGACGACGCGCGCGGCAACCTGTCGGCCCTGCTGCAATAA
- a CDS encoding Rieske 2Fe-2S domain-containing protein, which produces MSVKYIPVQWNPNKWIYDAVMLAGVAAFLWVFLYLTPGVLSHERPINPQIHNARAFGACAFVMLTVILCIGPAARLDPRFLPLLYNRRHFGVMTAFVALTHAGYILNWYFNFSSSDKYVGLLYANSSFGQIAGFPFELFGIFALVCLLILAATSHDFWLKFLTPPVWKRLHYLIYAAYFSVAAHVSLGILQDQQNHVFTALFIAGAGVVIVLHLAAWWQERAEAAAKDGAWAEVARVGDFREGFAKIAKLASGDRVAVYLMEGKLSAISNACAHQNGPLGEGRIIDCLVTCPWHGFQYDVRTGRSPAPFTEKVPTYRVRIVDGMVEVHPDANPPGTYVEPVPLPAPAPEPPEEGAPA; this is translated from the coding sequence ATGAGCGTCAAGTACATCCCCGTTCAGTGGAACCCGAACAAATGGATCTATGATGCCGTGATGCTGGCGGGTGTGGCCGCGTTCCTGTGGGTGTTCCTGTACCTGACCCCCGGTGTGCTCAGCCACGAGCGCCCGATCAACCCGCAAATCCACAATGCCCGCGCCTTTGGCGCCTGTGCCTTTGTCATGCTGACCGTGATCCTGTGCATCGGCCCCGCCGCGCGGCTGGACCCGCGGTTCCTGCCCCTGCTCTACAATCGGCGCCATTTCGGTGTGATGACGGCCTTTGTCGCGCTGACCCATGCGGGCTACATCCTGAACTGGTACTTCAATTTCTCCAGTTCCGACAAATATGTTGGCCTGCTCTATGCCAATTCCAGCTTTGGGCAGATCGCCGGATTTCCTTTTGAACTGTTTGGCATCTTTGCGTTGGTTTGCCTGCTGATCCTGGCGGCGACATCCCATGACTTCTGGCTGAAATTCCTGACACCGCCGGTGTGGAAGCGGCTGCATTACCTGATCTATGCCGCCTATTTCTCGGTCGCGGCGCATGTGTCGCTGGGCATCCTGCAGGACCAGCAGAACCACGTGTTCACCGCGCTGTTCATCGCGGGTGCGGGTGTCGTGATCGTTCTGCACCTGGCCGCATGGTGGCAAGAACGGGCCGAGGCCGCCGCCAAGGATGGCGCCTGGGCCGAGGTGGCCCGTGTGGGCGATTTCCGCGAAGGCTTTGCCAAGATCGCCAAGCTGGCCAGCGGCGACCGCGTGGCCGTCTACCTGATGGAGGGCAAGCTGAGCGCCATTTCCAATGCCTGCGCCCACCAGAACGGGCCGTTGGGCGAGGGCAGGATCATCGACTGTCTTGTGACCTGTCCGTGGCACGGGTTCCAGTATGATGTGCGCACGGGCCGCTCGCCTGCGCCCTTCACCGAAAAGGTGCCCACCTACCGCGTCCGCATCGTGGACGGCATGGTCGAAGTGCATCCCGACGCCAACCCGCCCGGCACCTATGTCGAGCCTGTGCCCCTGCCAGCCCCGGCCCCCGAGCCGCCCGAGGAAGGAGCCCCGGCATGA
- a CDS encoding ABC transporter permease subunit, producing MAAYDGVIDGLGLRDWCDVGKEDAPLSMAQLLAQAGGDDAAAETGGLPFPSLDVLHEACGRIGQTRDLTAGIEQGFLSIRSELKFALDPITQPLSWMLDGTLWVFESAPWWVMIPALLLLSYWVSRSKSVTGFVAAVLLFFGFIDHYEVAMQTLAIVFVCTGLSVLLGVPIGIGMSKSDTAQRTIVPILDLLQTLPTFVYLIPLIFLFSVTESKLYGIAIILYAIVPVIRLTDLGIRLVDRDVIEAANAFGLTAWQKLSRVELPLALPNIMAGVNQTIMMSLAMVVIASLVSAPGLGVLVLRGIRNLELGVGIVAGLGIVLLAVILDRVSKAALARVDTGRKEH from the coding sequence ATGGCAGCCTATGACGGGGTGATTGACGGCCTTGGCCTGCGCGACTGGTGCGATGTGGGCAAGGAAGACGCGCCCCTGTCCATGGCGCAACTTCTGGCCCAGGCGGGCGGCGACGACGCGGCGGCAGAGACGGGCGGCTTGCCCTTCCCATCGCTGGACGTGCTGCACGAGGCCTGCGGGCGCATCGGCCAGACCCGCGATCTGACCGCCGGGATTGAACAGGGGTTCCTGTCGATCCGGTCCGAGCTGAAATTCGCCCTAGATCCCATCACGCAACCGCTGTCGTGGATGCTGGACGGCACGCTCTGGGTGTTCGAGAGCGCGCCGTGGTGGGTCATGATCCCCGCGTTGTTGCTGCTGAGTTACTGGGTGAGCCGGTCGAAATCCGTGACCGGGTTCGTGGCCGCCGTGCTGCTGTTCTTCGGGTTCATCGACCATTACGAGGTCGCGATGCAGACGCTGGCCATCGTCTTTGTCTGCACCGGGCTGTCGGTCCTGCTGGGCGTGCCCATCGGCATCGGCATGTCGAAATCCGACACCGCCCAACGCACCATAGTGCCCATCCTCGACCTGTTGCAGACCCTGCCGACCTTCGTCTATCTCATCCCGCTGATCTTTCTGTTTTCCGTCACGGAATCAAAGCTTTATGGCATTGCCATCATCCTTTACGCCATCGTGCCGGTGATCCGGTTGACCGATCTGGGCATCCGCCTCGTGGACCGCGACGTGATCGAGGCGGCCAACGCCTTTGGCCTGACCGCATGGCAAAAACTCAGCCGCGTGGAGTTGCCGCTGGCCCTGCCCAACATCATGGCGGGCGTGAACCAGACCATCATGATGAGCCTTGCGATGGTGGTGATCGCGTCCCTCGTGTCCGCCCCCGGCCTTGGCGTGCTGGTCCTGCGCGGCATCCGCAACCTGGAACTGGGCGTGGGGATTGTCGCGGGTCTGGGGATCGTGCTGCTGGCCGTGATCCTTGACCGGGTGTCCAAGGCGGCCCTGGCCCGTGTCGACACCGGCCGGAAGGAGCATTGA